AATAGTTAATTTACTCTTGCTAATTAATATGAACTAATTGATAATATTACTATTCACATCAATGAGAGTAAAAAAGGGAAGTTAGAAAAGTTAAATATATAAATCTACcactttaactttttttttattttccttttgatcTTTGATCACACtagtttcttttctttccaaCTTTTTCACCTTTCTCCTTTAGTACCTTTTTTTGAATTTCTGCTGGGCTTGTCTGTCTATTCAAAGGATGATGTGGAATAAGTAGGGTATGTCCTCTACTCTTCTTGTGACCCCAAGTGAACAAATATTTTGAGTTGTGGGTCCCCATTATATAGTGCTATTGCtccaattatttaatttgatttcttaAACAACAACTAacctcattttattttctatgcagAAATATTGCTATTTCATCTATAGGCACAAGATATGACTGCAATCAACAACAgctttatacatatataataaaatgcACTGCgtcaattttctcttttttcttttttaataataaggtcCGAAAGATTACATCAAAATAATATCTCAAAAATGGAATGACCTCAATTAACACATTACTTCTCTTTTCAAAGAATATTTGTGACCGCatgttgttttaatttatacatattaaattTAAGTAAGAAATTGATAATAAATAGTTATGAATATAGAGAATAATTATCTCTATAATAACTCTAGGCTactaaagagaagaaagagaggaaCGAAGTGgaaataaaaagtaaagaaaaagctGCGTCTTTAACGTTTAAACTAAAAGCAAAAGAGAATTatacaaaagtaaaaataaaaaaacaaaataagcgAGAAGAAGTATAAAGAAGCGAGTAAGGCCTAGTAGTCTTGCATTTCTAAGCCCTTAACAAAACTTCCATTCCTCTTTGTTAGTGCACTGCGCATTATTCCGTTGAAGCTTACGCCAAAGTAGCAACCAAGGTCCCTTCCAAACGGAAGCTGAGAAATAGGGTGGGGGTGTTTTGGAGAGAGGGGAAAAGAAGagcataagaagaaaaagagagagaaagttgAGATTAGTATTCTAAGGGGGGAGGGGTGAGGGGGGGTGTGTTGTTAGCAAGTTATGCGCTCAGGAGGTTGTACATTGCAACAGACGCTCACAGCGGAGGCGGCTTCAGTGGTGAAGCACGCGCTGGTGTTGGCGCGTAGGAGAGGCCATGCACAGGTGACCCCTCTCCACGTGGCCGCCACTTTGCTGTCTCTGAGAGCCAGCTCTCTCCGCCGAGCATGCCTCAGATCTCAATTTCCCAACCACCAGCAACACCCTCTTCAGTGCAGGGCGCTTGAGCTTTGCTTCAATGTCGCTCTCAATAGACTCCCTACCACAACGCCAACGCCGCCTAACTTTCTCACCGCTAATCCCTCTCTTTCCAATGCTCTCATTGCTGCTCTTAAACGAGCCCAGGCTCACCAGCGTCGCGGCTGCATTGAGCAGCACCAACAGCAGCCTCTTCTTGCTATCAAAGTTGAGCTTGAACACCTTATTATTTCCATTCTTGATGATCCTTCTGTTAGTCGGGTCATGAGAGAAGCTGGATTTTCCAGCACCGCTGTTAAGACTAATATTgaagattcttcttcttcttcttctccaacttCTCATTCCTCTTCTGCTGCTGGACCTTGTTCTGTTTTCTACGCCAACAACACCAACACTTTCACCACTCTCAGGCACCATCATTTCTTGGGTGGTAATTCTTCTGAGTACCTTCCATCTTCAGCAATGCTGTTTTCCCCTCAGCACAAGTCTTGCAACAAGGAAGACATGATGGCGGTTCTTAATGCGCTGTTAAGCAAGAAGAGGAACACTGTGATAGTTGGCGACTCTTTGTCGATAAGCGAGGCAGTGATGGCGGAACTGATGGTGAAGCTTGAAAGAGGCCATGTACCTGATGAGCTGAAGAACACACAGTTGATCAAGTTCCAATTCTCAGGGCAGATGAAAAGGGAGGAAGTGGAAATGAAGCTCGCAGCACTGAAGAGAAAAGTAGAAGTAGGAGGTGCCATTTTCTATGTTGGGGACTTGAAGTGGACGGTGGAAGgtgaaggaggaggagaagttGAACATGTAGTACAAGAGATTGGGAAGTTGTTTAATGAAAAGAATAGTAATAATAAGAAGGTGTGGCTAATGGGAACAGCGAGTTACCAAACATATATAAAGTGTCAAAGAAGGGAGCCACCTCTTGAGAACCACTGGGCTCTTCAGCCTGTTCCTGTTCCATCATCAGCTCGACTTGCCTTGACTCTCCATGCTACTTCCAGGTATAATCATCTCATTCCCTTAATTACTTTCTTAAACATGCTTAAGAAGCAGTGAGGGCTGTTGCTAAGCGGGGGGTACGGTCTCCCTGAACAATATGCCACTGccagaaaagaaaacatggttGGTTGGTTGGTTGGTAAGGTGGAAGTGAAGCAACGCAATACCTTTCTGgctttctgcttctgcttcacTTTGTTTTTGTCACTTTCTAACATCTTAGACATTACGGATTCTCACAtgcatcatatatatatttatttaataattaaaaaataacattataataATTGGTTTTGATTGctcattattatttaatttcagtGTGTATGATTCGAAGATGAGCATGCCCCACAACTCTTCTCACATGTTTGACATAATGCACTTGATGAGTAACAAGAAGGAGGACGAGGAGGAAGAAAAACTGAATTGTTGTGAAGAATGTGCGTCCAATTATGAAAAAGAACTTGGGTTGTTCAAGCCAGGACACAAGAAACTCTTACCTTCTTGGCTTCAGACACATACCACCGAGGCCCATCCAAAGGTACTAAACACAAACTTTAGCAGCTTTACAAGAAATTAAGATTTAGATTATTATGTCATTTGAAGTTACAATGTTTATTACATTGATATTGCTAGTAAGTGTTCAAAAGAATGATATTTGTtgacaacaaaaaatattttaatatttcacacatttattttttaattttaatactctGTCAAAAAATGTTATATcggtaaaaataattatcttttaaatggTCATTTGTAAAACCGGCATTACATCAAAATTAGACTCAATGGTTTAGGGCATTGTAAAaagttttaaacttttttaagaaaaaatcaagaaaagTGATATATTTTAGAGAATATCATGCCAACTTATCCATTATCCACTGTTAAATGGGATTTCAATTTACATTCTATTCTGATTTCTGAGTAAAACATTTATCTTTTTGATCAAACAAATGGTGACCTTTAAATTCATTTCAATTAACTGAGAAATAGTGGCTTATTAACAACTGAATTAAACTATTTATTTTCAGGATGAATTGGGAGAGCTGAAGAGAAAATGGAACAGACTTTGTAACTGTCTCCACCATAGCAAACAACTTGGGCAATATGGTAACAATAACAATGCAAAGATCTATCCTTACAATTCGTCATAcccatggtggccaaatcaaaACACTCTCTTCCCAGATTCAAATTCAACTTCCATATCTTTTGCTGATCCTGTTctgcctcatcatcatcatcataactccaacaacaaccaccaccaccacctggTGCCGCGGTTCCGGCGCCAACAATCATGCTCTACCATTGAGTTCAATTTCACCGAGGTCACTCAGAAAAAACAAGAATCAATAACAAGATCAGCCACCTTGGACAATCAAGAAGTAAATATTTCTCTGGCTCTTGGAAATTCAACTTTCAGAGATGATGATGGTTCGGGCCAAACACTGGTACTTCAAAGTAGAGCTCATATTTGTAAAGTGTTGCAGGAAAATGTTCCATGGCAATCTGAAACACTTCCTTCAATAGCAGAGGCCTTAGTTGAACTTGATTCAGGAATAACAACAAAGAAACAATGGTTTCTTTTGCAGGGGAATGACTTTGTTGGCAAAACAAGGTTAGCGCGTGCCATCGCTGAATCCGTGTTTGGATTCGGCCTTGTGGATAATCATGATGATGTTTTCCTTCACTTGGATATGAAGAAAGTCGGGCATTCTTCTGTTACCATATTTCCTGAAGTTCTTGCTACATCACTGAGAACCAAAGAGAAGCTTGTTGTTTTAATTGAAGATTTCGATTTGGCCGATTCCCGGTTCAAGAAGTTTGTTGTTGATGAGTTTGAGGCATCAAAGTTTGGGAATTTAAGCAAAAAAGACGAGAATCTAAAGCAAGCTATATTCATTTTGACTTCGGGTGGGGTCGACGGCGATGAGGTGATCAAGAACAAGGACAAGGACTCATCGGTCATGAATTTGGTGTTCAAGATTGAAACCAAGGCTAGCACCATGGATTTTTCATCTTCATCGTTGGCAGCTGATTGTTACTTGGGCCACAAGAAAAGAAGGGCTCATGAACTAGACTTGTTTGGAAAGATTAACAAGAGTCCAAGAATTGAAGAGAATGAAGAGAACTTGTTGCTTCAGGGACAAGTAAACAAGAAGAAAGACTTTTCAAGACAATCGAGTTCCAATACCCTTGATCTTAACATGAAAGCAGATGAAGAAGACTACGATGAtggagaagaagatgagagtAGCCCAATTTCAAGTGATTTAACCAGAGATACAATGGCTGAACACATGAACTCAAATGGGTTCCTTGAATCAATTGAGAACAGGTTTGAGTTCAACCAAAGTCCAGCTagattgaaagaaaaagaggaactTTTTTTGAACAAGATCAAAGAGTCTTTTGATGAGGtttttgagaagaagaagatggtgaagTTCAATGTAGATGAAAAGGTGATAGAGGAAATTGGTGTTGGGTGTGGTAATTTTACTAACAGCGTGTTTGAGAAATGGCTGAAAGACATTTTTCAAAACAAGTTATTAGAGACAGTTATTAACTGTGATCATGGGAAGGAGGGTATAGTTTTTAATATTACACTTTGTTTGGGGGGTGGTAATGGTAAAGGATATAATAGTAAATTTGATAATAGTAGTGGGGGTGGTGGCGGGTTCATGAATTCATGTTTGCCCAAGAATATCCAAATTAACTACTTCATGGATTGAAGAAAAAACTGACTTTGGGGGttggttagagagagagagagagagagaggggaatTGTAAAATTTATGGTCCATAAGAATATGTAAAATTATTGGGAGTAATAGCTAGCCTTTTGTGTAACTTGCTAATTTTCATTATAGAGtgtgtttgttttaatttaattattatttcatCTGTTTATAGTTCCTTTTTactcattgtatttatttttggtttctatcttttttaaaatgtcCATAGAGTGATTGTATACTATTTAAGGTAGAGCCTCAGAAAATTGTTATATGTAGCTGTTTGATGGAATCTGTTGAGTGCATGCTTCAAAAGTAGGAGCAGCATCTTGTTATAATATCAATGTACTTGTACAGACACGGTTGATTCTCATAGCAGGTTTTTCTTAATTACTAAATGAATACTATTTTGTCTACTTATTATTTATGATATGCTGTTTAAGAAGATTTTTAGAATACATATATCATTGATTGAAGAGGCAGAGTTGTTGAAATGGAACCAAAGAATGGATTGAATAGAATAATATTAACATAAagattttatcttgaaattctaTATGATCAAGGTTGGAAACTTGAAATACCTGATGATTTGTTTGGCATTAAGCTTAATGAGTTTCTTAAATAAATTGCTTATGATTGTTGGTGACAGAATGATTCATCCACTTTAGTGGGCTAGTCCAGTTTCAAAGTATTACTATTTGTACATAACAATGATGAGTTTAAaccaaagaaaaaacaaaaaaaaccttTCTTCCTTAGTAATGCACAATATTgcacaaataaaagaaaaatgctatGGACAATTAAAATGTATTGATTTTGGCCattacttaattattaatttaatttctttagtctaataatttaataatatattttattctatatttttaaatattaataattaattgatgactaaaaataataatttttttatgattctcTAATATTCTTCTAAGTAAAATGTCTTCCATACACAATATTTcactttatgtattttttaaaaaaaataaaaattaaattttaaatatttttatcataaaataaattaatatcataaaaactaatttaatatttaaaaatatataaataattatatttctaactATTTAGTTATGCAAACAACAAATTATTTTGTAAGAAAATGTATGGAGTTACCAACTTATCATTACatgttgatttaattttaaaagaaagtaGTGTGTGTGGATAACTAATTAACTATTGTTTACTTGTGATATAAATGGtgaattataatatttttttcataataactATTACTGTATATCTTAATTATTTACATTTATCTACATTAACCAAACTCATAATTAAAACCGCATATATTAAATGCGTTTGATTTAGTTTTTGTgacaaaattttaatcttttggTAAAGTATGTTAAAATAAACCCAAATATGCTCTCTTACTAATGTTTatcatctttctttttcttcatatgTACTCTTTAACCAATGAACACCCATATCATTAATGAGTATCTCATGTATCCATGCACAAATATATATGCAGCAACCCAATgaggaagggaaaaaaaagtCGAGAGAGATAGagttaaacataaaaataaaacccCACTACAAGACAGAAatgatttttaatatgaaaataaagatagtattttgattaaatattaacatttaaaatgtattacataaaaattattcaatatattttttatgtatttcaaCACATTTTTACGTGTTGGTTAAGATATTGTCATTTGTccaacatattttttatatattgattAAAATGTTAACACGTGTTTAACACATCTTCACATATTACAACATGTTTTTTATAAGTTAATTTTTCACCTACAAAATTTACATACCTGtatttatactaaataattcaattttcaat
The genomic region above belongs to Arachis duranensis cultivar V14167 chromosome 3, aradu.V14167.gnm2.J7QH, whole genome shotgun sequence and contains:
- the LOC107478739 gene encoding protein SMAX1-LIKE 4-like, producing MRSGGCTLQQTLTAEAASVVKHALVLARRRGHAQVTPLHVAATLLSLRASSLRRACLRSQFPNHQQHPLQCRALELCFNVALNRLPTTTPTPPNFLTANPSLSNALIAALKRAQAHQRRGCIEQHQQQPLLAIKVELEHLIISILDDPSVSRVMREAGFSSTAVKTNIEDSSSSSSPTSHSSSAAGPCSVFYANNTNTFTTLRHHHFLGGNSSEYLPSSAMLFSPQHKSCNKEDMMAVLNALLSKKRNTVIVGDSLSISEAVMAELMVKLERGHVPDELKNTQLIKFQFSGQMKREEVEMKLAALKRKVEVGGAIFYVGDLKWTVEGEGGGEVEHVVQEIGKLFNEKNSNNKKVWLMGTASYQTYIKCQRREPPLENHWALQPVPVPSSARLALTLHATSSVYDSKMSMPHNSSHMFDIMHLMSNKKEDEEEEKLNCCEECASNYEKELGLFKPGHKKLLPSWLQTHTTEAHPKDELGELKRKWNRLCNCLHHSKQLGQYGNNNNAKIYPYNSSYPWWPNQNTLFPDSNSTSISFADPVLPHHHHHNSNNNHHHHLVPRFRRQQSCSTIEFNFTEVTQKKQESITRSATLDNQEVNISLALGNSTFRDDDGSGQTLVLQSRAHICKVLQENVPWQSETLPSIAEALVELDSGITTKKQWFLLQGNDFVGKTRLARAIAESVFGFGLVDNHDDVFLHLDMKKVGHSSVTIFPEVLATSLRTKEKLVVLIEDFDLADSRFKKFVVDEFEASKFGNLSKKDENLKQAIFILTSGGVDGDEVIKNKDKDSSVMNLVFKIETKASTMDFSSSSLAADCYLGHKKRRAHELDLFGKINKSPRIEENEENLLLQGQVNKKKDFSRQSSSNTLDLNMKADEEDYDDGEEDESSPISSDLTRDTMAEHMNSNGFLESIENRFEFNQSPARLKEKEELFLNKIKESFDEVFEKKKMVKFNVDEKVIEEIGVGCGNFTNSVFEKWLKDIFQNKLLETVINCDHGKEGIVFNITLCLGGGNGKGYNSKFDNSSGGGGGFMNSCLPKNIQINYFMD